CAACCCCGTGCAGGTCGGCCTCGGCGTCCAGCTCGCCGCGGTCCAGGTCGACTTCGACCAGGCCGCGATCCAGACCACCAACAACCCGACCGACCTGGCGATCCAGGGCCAGGGGCTGTTCGCCCTGAAAGACGGCAACGGCACCCGGCACTTCACGCGCGCCGGGGCCTTCACCGTGGACGCCAACGGCACGCTCGTGGACTCGGTGAGCGGCTTCAAGGTCCAGGGCGTCAACGGCGACATCACCGTGCTGCCCGGCAAGACCATCGCTGCCACCGCCACGGCCTCGGCGCTCTTCGGCGGCAACCTGGACGCCTCCGCGGCTGACGCCAGCACCTACGTGGCCACCTTCAGCGTTCGCGATTCCCTCGGCAGCCCGCATACTCTGACCATCACCTTCACCAAGAACTTCGCCGCCGCCGCCGGCCGCTGGGACTGGGCCGTCACCGAGTCCGACGCCAACATCTCCGGCCTGAGCGGCGCCACCGGCAACGTCGTGTTCGACACCTCCGGCACCATCTCCAGCGGCGCCACAGGCAGCCTCGGCATCACCTACGCAGCCACGGCCGGGGCCACCACGCCCCAGACGGTCACGCTGGACTTCGGCTCGGCTACCAACACCGTGCCGGTGACCGGGGTCGCCGGAAGCTCGACCCTCGCCCTCGCGAGCCAGAACGGCAATGCCGCCGGGCAGCTCCAGTCCTTCAGCGTGGGGACGAACGGCGTCATCACGGGCTTCTACAATAACGGCGAGAACCAGACCATCGACACCATCCAGCTCGCGCTCTTCGCCAACCCGGGCGGGCTGATCCGCGAGGGGTCCAACCTCTTCCGCGAGTCGGGGAACGCCGGTGTCCCGAACATCGGCGCCCCCAGCACCGGCGGCCGGGGCAGCCTCATCCCGGGAGGGCTCGAGCAGTCCAACGTGGATCTCGCGCAGGAGTTCACCGACCTGATCACCGCCCAGCGCGGCTTCGAGGCCAGCGCGCGCGTGCTCCGGGCCGGCGACGAGGTGCTCCAGACCATCGTCAACATCAAGCAGTAAGGAGACGCGGCATGATCACCCTGACCGCCGTCAACGGAGTCCGCTTCTCGGTGCGCGCGGAGCTGATCGAGTCGGTCGAAGACGAGCCGGCGACGACCGTCGCGCTGACCACCGGCCTCAGGCTCCAGGTCAGGGAAAGCCCGGCGACTGTGCGGGAGCTGATGGAGACGGCGCACAGCCGAGGCCGGCCCCACGCGTCAAAGTCCAGAGGAACACGCCATGGAAGTGCAGAGTAAGGGAACCGCGCAGGCGGCGGCCGCGCCGGCTACCCACGAAGTGGGTGTGCCCGCTCGGAACCCACGCGGCCGCCTCCTGATGGCGGGAGCGGCCGTGCTGCTCGCCCTCGCCACTGGCTGGGCCACCGGTTGGTGGTGGTCAGCGTACTCGCCAAAGGCCCACGGCCAGGCGGCGTACCGGACCTGGCGGCTGGGCTCGCTCGTCGTCAACGTCGCCAGGACTGACGGCCGGCGCTACCTGAAGACCACGATCGAGTTTGCGATGGCCCCCGGCCAGAGCGAAAAGCTCCTGGAAGAGCTCCGGCCCCGCCTCACGGACACGAGCCTCGGCGTGCTGGCGAACGCGTCGCTCACCGAGCTCCTGGACGCCGAGCAGCGGGACAGTCTCAAAGAACGGCTCCGCGACCGCCTCAACGCAGAGCTCAAGGGGCCGGTCCTGGTCCGTGCCTTCTTCACCGAGTTCATCGTGCAATGAAGCCTGAAGAGATCCTGAGCCAGGAGGAGATTGACGCGCTCCTCTCCGCCGTGCACCGCGGGGAGGTGGCGACCGCGACGACCCCAAAGCGGCACAGCGCCGACCGGCGTGCCGTCCCCTATGACTTCCGGCAACCCAGCCGGCTCTCCAAGTACGAGCTCCGCGCCCTCCATGTGCTCCACGACGATTTCGCCAAACGCGTCACCGCCTCCCTCTCGGGAATGCTCCGGACGGTGGTGGACGTTGAGCTGGAGGCCGTCGAGCAGATCCCCTATGCCGAGTATGTGCTGGCGATCGGGACTCCGGCCTGCGCCTTCACCTTCAACATGGAGCCGCTCAACGGAGAAGCGGTGCTGGAGGTGAACTCGCCGCTCGCCTTCGCGATGATCGATCGCCTCCTCGGTGGGAGCGGTGCGGCCAGCGGCCCGATCCGGGAATTCACCGAGATCGAGCGGGCCATCATCGAGCGGATCGGCCTCCAGGCCGTGGTGGAGCTGCAGCAGTCCTGGCAACAGGTCGGCGCGTTCGTGATGCGGATCCTGAACCTGGAAACCAACTCGCAGTTTCTCCAGATCACCTCCCCGAACGAGGTCATCCTCGTCGCCTCGTTCCGGCTCCGGATGGGTGAGGTCACCGGTGGGATGACGATCGGGTACCCCTATCTCCTGCTCGAACCGCTGATCCCGCGCTTCGGTGCCCAGCCGTGGCTCTCCACAACCAAGGCCAACCCGGATGCGGAAACCCGAGACCACCTGGTCGGTGAGATCCTCCACACCCCCCTCGAGGTCCGGGTCGTGCTGGGCCAGACCTCGGTCAGGGTGCGGGATCTGTTGAGCCTGGCCGAGGGGTCGATGCTCGCCTTGAACACTGGGCCGACGATCCCCGTGATGGTCACGGTCGGCCAGCTGACGAAGTTCAAAGGCAAACCCGGAGTGAGCCGTCACCACCTGGCGGTGGAGATCACTGACCGCCAGAACGAAAGGAAGCGTGCCCGATGACCGCAAAGCTTTCCGCGCTGACCACGGCGCCGTCCGACCGCTCGCTCGAAGAAGTGATGCGCGCCTACTGCGGGACCCTCCTCGCCGGCGGCGCGGCGGCCCTGTCCACGCTCCTCAACCGCGCGATCACCATCGACCTGGACCCGAGGCCCCTGGAGCGGACCGAGGCGCTCAGGGAGCGGCTGCCGCTGCCCTGGATGGTCGCCGAGCTCCGCTTCAGCCGAGGCTCCGGCGGCGCGCATGCGTTGGTCCTGCCGCGGGCGGATGCGGCCGGGTTGGCGCAGCTCGCGATCGGCGAAGACCCTGACGAGTCCGCCGTCCTCTCGGCGGACCACGAAAACGCGCTCCGCGAGATGGTGAACCAGATGATGGCCTCAGCCGGCTCGTCGCTCAAGGGGCTGCTCGGCCGTCCCGTTTCCTTCGCCCCGGCAGACCTCCAGGTCATCGAGGCCGGCGATCCATGGACGCCACCGGCGCACTCGGCAGCCCTGGCCTGGCTGTCGGTGGACGGGAGCCAGCGGGCCACGCTCGCGTTGATGATTCCGGACACCGTGGCCGAGGAGCTGTCGGCCCGGCACGCGCCGGCCTCCCGGGAGCCGGCAACGGACGAGGCGTCCGCCGATGCTCCGCCGCCCGGGCTCGACCTGATCCTGGACATTACGCTGCCGATCACGGTCGAGCTGGGACGCACCAAGATGCTGATTCGGGACATCCTGGCCCTCGGCCCGGGATCGGTGGTCGAACTGGACCGGCTCGCGGGGGAACCGGTCGAGATCCTCGTCAACGATCGTTCGATCGCCAGGGGCGAAGTGGTGATCATCGACGAGAACTTCGGGGTACGGCTCACCCATATCAGCCGCCCCGCGGACCGCATCCGGAGCCTCCGGTGACGCCGGCACGCGCGAAGGGAAGCACCGGCGAGCGGACATGCGCATAAGCCGCAGGTGGGTGATACTGGCTGGACTCCTCCTCGCCCTCGCGTCTGCCCCGGCAGGCGCGGATCCGGTTCGAGGCCATGACGCCGCGGCGCCCAACTCAGCGGCGCCCACGCTCAGCGGCTCCCTCTGGCGACTCGGCCTGGCTTCCCTGGCGGTGGCCGGCCTTTTGTACGGAGGCTCGCGCTTGCTCCGCCGGCTCCCCCTCGCGCGGTTCTTACCCGGCGGAAACGGGCCGATCCGGATCGAGGGCCGCACCCTCCTCGGCCCGAAGGAGTACCTCTGCCTGGTCCGCGTGGGAACCCGGACAATCCTGATCGGCGTGAGCGCCGGGCGCATCGTCCCGCTCGACGCATGGCCCGAGGCAGAAGTCGCCACCGGTGGGGTCCCCGCGCCTACGGCCTGGGTGGGGCGCGGCCAGGCGGACGAGCCGGAGGGGAACCCGCACCTCCCCACCCAGCTGAGGTCGCTCCGGGCGCGCCTCGGGGGGCAATCCCGATGAGGCACAGCCCTACCCTGGGCCTGATCGGCGCCACCCTCGCGGCCCTCCTGCTCCTGTCGGGGACCGCCCAGGCGCTCCCGCTCCCGCGGATCTCCTTCACGGAAGCCGACCTGACCGACCCGAGCGAAGTCTCCACGATGCTCCAGCTCGTGGCGCTGCTGACGGTGCTGGCGCTGGCCCCGTCGATCCTCGTTCTCCTGACCTCGTTCACGCGCGTGCTGATCGTCCTCTCCTTCCTCCGCCACGCCCTCGGAACCGCGCAGATGCCGCCCAACCAGATCATCATCGGGCTGTCCCTGTTCCTGACCGCGTTCATCATGGCCCCCGTCGGCCAGGAGATCCACCGGAACGCCCTCGCACCCTACCTGGCCCGCCAGATCGGACCGGAACGGGCACTGGAGCGGGGACTCGCGCCGGTTCGCGCGTTCATGCTGCGGCAGACCCGGGAGCGTGACCTGGCGCTCATGGTGGACCTCTCGCGGAGCCCGCGCCCGAATCGCCCGGGAGACGTTCAGACCCACGTCCTGATCCCGGCCTTCGTCATCTCCGAGCTGAGGACGGCGTTCCAGCTCTCCTTCGTCATCTTCATCCCGTTCCTCGTCATCGACATGGTGGTGGGCAGCGTGCTCATGTCCATGGGCATGCTGATGCTCCCACCGATCCTCGTCTCGCTGCCGATCAAGATTCTGCTGTTCGTCATGGCGGATGGCTGGCACCTCGTCATCCGCTCGCTGGTCACGAGCTACCGCTGACGCGAACGCAATGTCCCCCGAGATGACCGTGGACCTGGCCCGCCAAGCGCTGTGGACGACGCTGCTCCTCGCCGGGCCGATCCTGGGGGCCGGGCTCCTGGCCGGGCTCCTGGTTTCCATCTTCCAGGCGGTGACCCAGATCCAGGAGGTCACGCTCACGTTTCTTCCAAAGCTGGTGGCCTCGATCCTGATCCTGATCTTCCTCGGGCCGTGGATGCTCAGTCTGCTCGTCGAGTTCACGCAGGGGCTCCTGGGCGGGCTCTCGAGGTTCGCCGGATGACTGCGGAGCGTACCCGATGACACCTGCCATGTCACGTCACGCTGCTCCAGGGTTTCGAGCGCCGGCTTGGCCGGCGCAATCTATCGGGGGGAGGAATCGGAAGGGGCGGGTACCCGCGCCGAAGGCGTGGGTGGCCCCCCTCCGAGCCATATGACTGTGCCGGTCGGCCTGTGGCCCTTCGATCCGCGCCACATCGAATGGTTCCTCCTGGCCGCAGCCCGGCTCGGCGGCCTCCTGGCCCTCGCGCCGCCATTCAACCATCCGCGGGTGCCGATCCACGCGCGCGTGGGGTTGGGTTTCGCGCTGGTCGGGCTCGCCTGGTCCGCCATCGCGACCGCGCCACCGCCGGCGGCGGCCGACGCCGTCGAGCTCGCCCTGCGCGTCGCCGGCGAGCTCGCGGTGGGACTCCTCCTCGGGTTCATCGCGCATCTCATCACGGCCGCGGCGACCTTTGCGGCAGAGCTGATGGGGGTGCAGATGGGGTTCGGTTTTGCCGCGGTGTTCGATCCCACCCAGGGGAATCAGGTCACCGTGCTCACCCATCTCTTCGATATGCTGGTGATCCTGCTCTTCCTGACCCTCGACGGCCACCACCTGGTGGTCGCGGCGGCAGTTGAGAGCTTCCGCGTGGTTCCCCTCGGCGGCTGGTGGTTCAGCCCCGAACTCTTGGAAAGCGTCCTCCCCCTGGCGTCCCGCATGTTCACGCTGGGCCTGGCCCTGGCAGGCCCCACGCTCGGCGCGCTCTTCATCGCCAACCTCATCCTCGTGCTGCTGGCGAGGAGCATCCCGCAGATGAACATCCTTCTCGTCGGCTTCCCCCTGATGATCACGGTGGGACTCCTCGTTTTCCTCCTCAACCTGGACCTGATGGGGAGCCTGATCGGCGGGGAGATCAGACAGATGGAGGCCCACTTCGTGGGGCTCCTCCGGAGCCTCAGCCATGGCCGATGAGCCCGAACGAACCGAAGCGCCGACGGGTAGACGCCTGGAGGAGGCGCGGCGCAAGGGACAGATTGCCCGGAGCCCGGAGGTCGGGACCGCGTTTACGATCCTCGGCGCCGCTGGCTTTCTCAC
This Candidatus Rokuibacteriota bacterium DNA region includes the following protein-coding sequences:
- a CDS encoding flagellar hook protein FlgE translates to MSILSTGVSGLRSNQAAIDVIGNNIANINTPGFKGARATFADILSQTVRGETIPSANSAGSNPVQVGLGVQLAAVQVDFDQAAIQTTNNPTDLAIQGQGLFALKDGNGTRHFTRAGAFTVDANGTLVDSVSGFKVQGVNGDITVLPGKTIAATATASALFGGNLDASAADASTYVATFSVRDSLGSPHTLTITFTKNFAAAAGRWDWAVTESDANISGLSGATGNVVFDTSGTISSGATGSLGITYAATAGATTPQTVTLDFGSATNTVPVTGVAGSSTLALASQNGNAAGQLQSFSVGTNGVITGFYNNGENQTIDTIQLALFANPGGLIREGSNLFRESGNAGVPNIGAPSTGGRGSLIPGGLEQSNVDLAQEFTDLITAQRGFEASARVLRAGDEVLQTIVNIKQ
- a CDS encoding flagellar FlbD family protein — encoded protein: MITLTAVNGVRFSVRAELIESVEDEPATTVALTTGLRLQVRESPATVRELMETAHSRGRPHASKSRGTRHGSAE
- a CDS encoding flagellar basal body-associated FliL family protein gives rise to the protein MEVQSKGTAQAAAAPATHEVGVPARNPRGRLLMAGAAVLLALATGWATGWWWSAYSPKAHGQAAYRTWRLGSLVVNVARTDGRRYLKTTIEFAMAPGQSEKLLEELRPRLTDTSLGVLANASLTELLDAEQRDSLKERLRDRLNAELKGPVLVRAFFTEFIVQ
- the fliM gene encoding flagellar motor switch protein FliM → MKPEEILSQEEIDALLSAVHRGEVATATTPKRHSADRRAVPYDFRQPSRLSKYELRALHVLHDDFAKRVTASLSGMLRTVVDVELEAVEQIPYAEYVLAIGTPACAFTFNMEPLNGEAVLEVNSPLAFAMIDRLLGGSGAASGPIREFTEIERAIIERIGLQAVVELQQSWQQVGAFVMRILNLETNSQFLQITSPNEVILVASFRLRMGEVTGGMTIGYPYLLLEPLIPRFGAQPWLSTTKANPDAETRDHLVGEILHTPLEVRVVLGQTSVRVRDLLSLAEGSMLALNTGPTIPVMVTVGQLTKFKGKPGVSRHHLAVEITDRQNERKRAR
- the fliN gene encoding flagellar motor switch protein FliN; the protein is MTAKLSALTTAPSDRSLEEVMRAYCGTLLAGGAAALSTLLNRAITIDLDPRPLERTEALRERLPLPWMVAELRFSRGSGGAHALVLPRADAAGLAQLAIGEDPDESAVLSADHENALREMVNQMMASAGSSLKGLLGRPVSFAPADLQVIEAGDPWTPPAHSAALAWLSVDGSQRATLALMIPDTVAEELSARHAPASREPATDEASADAPPPGLDLILDITLPITVELGRTKMLIRDILALGPGSVVELDRLAGEPVEILVNDRSIARGEVVIIDENFGVRLTHISRPADRIRSLR
- a CDS encoding flagellar biosynthetic protein FliO, which codes for MLRRLPLARFLPGGNGPIRIEGRTLLGPKEYLCLVRVGTRTILIGVSAGRIVPLDAWPEAEVATGGVPAPTAWVGRGQADEPEGNPHLPTQLRSLRARLGGQSR
- the fliP gene encoding flagellar type III secretion system pore protein FliP (The bacterial flagellar biogenesis protein FliP forms a type III secretion system (T3SS)-type pore required for flagellar assembly.), whose translation is MRHSPTLGLIGATLAALLLLSGTAQALPLPRISFTEADLTDPSEVSTMLQLVALLTVLALAPSILVLLTSFTRVLIVLSFLRHALGTAQMPPNQIIIGLSLFLTAFIMAPVGQEIHRNALAPYLARQIGPERALERGLAPVRAFMLRQTRERDLALMVDLSRSPRPNRPGDVQTHVLIPAFVISELRTAFQLSFVIFIPFLVIDMVVGSVLMSMGMLMLPPILVSLPIKILLFVMADGWHLVIRSLVTSYR
- the fliQ gene encoding flagellar biosynthesis protein FliQ, which encodes MSPEMTVDLARQALWTTLLLAGPILGAGLLAGLLVSIFQAVTQIQEVTLTFLPKLVASILILIFLGPWMLSLLVEFTQGLLGGLSRFAG
- the fliR gene encoding flagellar biosynthetic protein FliR, yielding MTVPVGLWPFDPRHIEWFLLAAARLGGLLALAPPFNHPRVPIHARVGLGFALVGLAWSAIATAPPPAAADAVELALRVAGELAVGLLLGFIAHLITAAATFAAELMGVQMGFGFAAVFDPTQGNQVTVLTHLFDMLVILLFLTLDGHHLVVAAAVESFRVVPLGGWWFSPELLESVLPLASRMFTLGLALAGPTLGALFIANLILVLLARSIPQMNILLVGFPLMITVGLLVFLLNLDLMGSLIGGEIRQMEAHFVGLLRSLSHGR